The following nucleotide sequence is from Mycobacterium sp. Z3061.
CGGCGTTCGACGGAGTCCGCCGGGCGGCCGTCGCCGGTGAGGTCGGCACGCCACTTGTCGTTCATCCGGTCCAGCAGCCGCGTCCGGGTGTCCTGGTCCTGCAGCCATACGAACCGCACCGGGCGGGTGTGGTGCGGGGCCGGCGCGGTGAGCGCTTCGGCGACAGCGGATTCGACGACGGCCGGTGCCACCGGCTCGGCGCTGAATCGCCGCACCGACCGGCGCAGCAGCTGAGCCTGCCCGCGGCCCAACTCGATGGCCTCGGCGGTGCCCAGCCAGAACAGGTCCTCGGTGCCCGCGCGCACCAACTGCCGGGCCGTCGAGCCGTCGTCGACCGGGTTGAGCCCGCGCAGCACGGCCACCGGCATGGCCGTGAGCTTGCCCTTGACCAGGTCGGCCGCGGCCGCGATCTCGTCGGCGACCGCCACCTCGGTGACCACCAGTTCGTTGCCGTGCCGGTCGACGGCACCCGAATAGTTGTGCAGTACGGCCAGACCCGCGGTGCCGACGGCCGCGTCGATCTGTCCGTTGCGCCAGGCGCGGCCCATGGTGTCGGTGATCACCACGGCGACGGTGACACCGAGCCGCTCGCGCAACCCGGCCCGCAGCGCCGCCGCGCTGGCGTCCGGGTCGAGTGGCAGCAACGCCAATTCGGTTCGCCCGACGTTCGATCCGTCTACTCCGGCCGCCGCCTGAATCAGGCCCAGCCGGTTCTCGGTGATCAGGGTCCGTTCCTTGCGGGCCAGCACCCGCACCGCTTCGTCGTCGACCAGCTTGCGCCGCAACCGGTCTCGTTCCTCGTCGTCCTCGGGCGCCGGGACCAGCCGGCCCTCGCACTTGGACACCACCTTGCTGGTCACCACCACCACGTCGCCGTCACGTAACCACGGCGCGGCCGCACTCAACGCAGCGCCCAAATCGTCACCGGGACGAAACTCGGGAAGCCCGGTGACGGGCAGGATCTCGATGGCGGCGGCGGCGCCGTGCTCACCTGCCGGGGGCAGGGCGGTCACACCGTCACCCCGGCAAGGTCGAGACCCGCACGCACCATGTCGGCGGTGGCCGCCGGGTCGCTCATCAGCAGCGGAACGGCGCGCACCGCCACTCCGTCGATGTCGGCGGCGTCGCCGGCGTGCACCAGCCAGCAGTCCAGAATCCCGGTCGCGCTGCGGGCGCCGTAGTGCCGGCCCACCGCCTGCGCGGTGGAATCCACCCCGATCACGGACAGGCAGGCATCGGCCATGCCGCGCAACGGCTTTCCGCCGATGATGGGGGAGTAGCCGACGACCGGGGCGGGGGTCGACCGCAGCGCGCCGCGGATCCCGGGGACGGCCAGGATGGCCCCGACGCTGACCACCGGGTTCGACGGTGCCACCAGGATGACATCGGCTTCGGCGATGGCCGTCACCGCTTCGGTTGTCGCGGAGGCCTTTTCGGCCCCGACGAAGGCGAAGCTGTGGGTGGGCACCTGGGCACGGTGACGCACCCACCACTCCTGGAAGTGGATCGCCCGCCGGCTTCCGTCGGACGGATCGGTGATCACCACATGCGTCTCGCAACGGTCGTCGCTGGCCGGCAGCAACCGTGCGCCGGGTTGCCACCGGTCGCACAGCGCCGCGGTGATCTGCGACAGCGGATAGCCGGCGTTGAGCATCTGGGTGCGCACCAGGTGAGTGGCCAGATCGCGGTCGCCGAGCATGAACCAGTCGGGCTGCACGCCGTAGCGGGCGAGTTCTTCTTTGGCATGCCAGGTTTCGTCGCGGTGGCCCCAGCCACGCTCCGGGTCCACGCCGCCACCGAGGGTGTACATGCACGTGTCGAGGTCCGGGCAGATGCGCACGCCGTGGATCCACGCGTCGTCGCCGATGTTGACGACCGCGTTCAGTTCGTGGCCGGCGTCCTCGCCCTGAGCAAACTGGCCCAGGCCGAGCAACCGCTGCACTCCGAGCAGAAAACGGGCGCCCCCGACTCCCCCGACCAGAACGGTGACTTTCACACCAGGACAGTACCTGCCCGGCGGGACACGTTAGGGTGGGGTGAATCTTGGTAACCAATGTGGCGCAAGGGACTTGTGATCAATTCGTACTCGACACGCCGTGTTTCGTGGACAACAGAATCGCCGAAATTCGATCACGAGATGGTATGGAATTACGCCGAAGTGCTTGACCAGGGTCCCTGGCCCGTGTCTAATCACATCAGTGTCATTTCCCGGTTGGCCGGCCGGTTCCGGTGTCGCAGACCGAGATTCGATCACTTGTTCGAATTGGGCATCTGTACATCAAAACAGTGGGAAACCATTTCAATCTCTATTAGTGAGGAGGCGGAGCATGTCCTATGAGTACCTTCGGGGCGTAATGGGAGGCACACCGCACACCACTCCCGAGCCGGCTGAAACCATCATGCCGCCAGTCCGTCCTCATCTGAGCGTTGTTCCCGATGCGCCCGCTGTGTTCGAGCCGGAGCCGATCGAGGAGATCCCTGCCGATCAGTGGCAGGACAAGGCGCTGTGCGCCCAGACCGACCCCGAAGCCTTCTTCCCCGAGAAGGGCGGTTCCACCCGCGAGGCCAAGAAGATCTGCCTGGGTTGCGAGGTCCGGCACGAATGCCTCGAATACGCCCTCGCGCACGACGAGCGGTTCGGCATCTGGGGAGGCCTGTCCGAACGCGAGCGTCGCCGCCTCAAGCGCGGCATCATCTAAACGCCGATCACCTGCTCAGTCATCGATCGAAGGGTCGATGACCGAAGGCTCCACGTCCAGATAGATGGCTACCTGGGCCACCAGGATTTCATGCAGCAAGTCGCCGAGTTCGACGGTGTCTTTGGCTCGTCGCTCAATAGGCTTGCGGAACAACACAATTCGCGCTCGGGTCGCGTTTCCGCGAACATCGACGCCGGCCGGTATCAGGCGGGCCAGCGCGATCGGCCCGTCGGCGATCACCTCCGGCGGCCACTGCACACTGTAGGGATCCTTGGCGGAGATGCGCGGAATCTCGTCGACCGCGACGTCGAGTTCGCCGACCCGCTCCTGCCACCGCCGCTCGATCGGTTCGTAGGCCTCCAGGACCGCCATGTCGAACCGCTCGGCCCGGCTGCGCCAGCCCGGCACCGTCGGCGGCAGCAACGGACCGCGCAGATCGCGGCCCCGCCGGCGTCCGGGCCGGCCGTATGGCTGAGCCGATCTTTCCCCGCTCACGCGCCGATGGTAACGGTTCCACATCGCCACCGCCGATGCGCGTGTCCGCCGCTGTGGCGGCGTTTTCCCGCGATAGCCTTTCGAGCGTGAACGTACCCCGACGCTGCTGCCGGCCCGGGTGTCCGCATTATGCAGTGGCAACGTTGACGTTCGTCTACTCGGACTCGACGGCGGTGGTCGGCCCACTCGCTACCGCGCGGGAACCCCACTCGTGGGATCTGTGTGTCAACCACGCCGGCCGCATCACGGCACCGCGAGGCTGGGAACTGATGCGCCACGCCGGCCCGCTGCCCACCCATCCCGACGAGGACGACGAACTGGTGGCGCTGGCCGACGCCGTGCGCGAGGGCGGAGCAGTTCCCGCACGTACCCCCGTCCGGGTCAACGGCTTCGTCGCCAGTGACGGCTTCGACGACGTGCCGCAGTCCATCGGCGCGCACGCCACCGCGCCGAGTACCGGTCTGCTCGCACCGCCCGAGCACCGCTCCGGACGCCGACGTGGCCACCTACGGGTCCTGCCGGATCCTCCCGGCTAGCCGATAGGCTGGCGGCCGAAGAGTTCTACCCACCCAGGTCGTCAGGAGCACCGGAGAATGTCGTGGCCCGCCGAGGCTGTCCACCGTGTCATCAAGGCCTATGACGTCCGCGGCCTGGTCGGCGAGCAGATCAACGAGGCGCTGGTCACCGATGTCGGAGCCGCGTTCGCCAGGTTGATGCGCAGCGAAGGCGCCAGCCAAGTGGTGATCGGCCACGACATGCGCGACAGTTCACCCTCGCTGTCGGCGGCCTTCGCCGCCGGCGTCACCGGCCAGGGCCTGGACGTGGTGCGCATCGGGCTGGCCTCCACCGACCAGTTGTATTTCGCCTCGGGATTGCTGGACTGTCCCGGCGCCATGTTCACCGCCAGCCACAACCCGGCGGCGTACAACGGCATCAAACTGTGCCGGGCCGGAGCCAAGCCGGTCGGCGCCGACACCGGGCTGACCACCATCAGCGAGGACCTGATCGCCGGCGTGCCCGGGCACGACGGGCCGCGCGGTTCGGTCACCGACAAGGATGTGCTGACCGACTACGGGGTGTTCCTGCGCTCGCTGGTCAACACCGAGGGACTGCGCCCGCTGCGGGTCGCGGTGGACGCCGGCAACGGCATGGCCGGCCATACCGCGCCGGCGGTGCTCGGTGCGATCGACTCGATCACGTTGCTGCCCTTGTACTTCGAGCTCGACGGCACGTTCCCCAATCACGAGGCCAACCCGCTGGACCCGGCGAACCTGGTCGACCTGCAGAACTTCGTGCGCGAAACCGGCGCCGATATCGGGCTCGCGTTCGACGGCGACGCCGACCGCTGCTTCGTTGTCGACGAGCGCGGCCGGCCGGTCTCGCCGTCCACCGTGACCAGCCTGGTGGCGGCCCGCGAGCTGGGCCGGGAGATCGGCGCCACGGTGATCCACAACGTGATCACCTCGCGCGCGGTGCCGGAGCTGGTGGTCGAGCGCGGCGGCACGCCGCTGCGTTCGCGCGTCGGCCACTCCTACATCAAGGCGCTGATGGCCGAAAGCGGCGCGATCTTCGGCGGTGAACACTCGGCGCACTATTACTTCCGCGATTTCTGGGGCGCCGACTCCGGCATGCTGGCCGCGTTGTACGTGCTGGCCGCGCTCGGCGAGCAAGACCGGCCCTTGTCGGAACTCACCGCGGACTACCAGCGCTACGAATCCTCCGGCGAGATCAACTTCACCGTCGCCGACGCGCCCGCGTGTGTGGAGGCCGTGTTGAAGACATTCGCGAGCCGGATCCAGTCCATCGATCACTTGGACGGCGTGACGGTCGACCTGGGCGACGGCAGTTGGTTCAACCTGCGCAGCTCCAACACCGAGCCGCTCTTGCGGCTGAATGTGGAGGGGCGCAGCATCGAGGATGTGGACGCCGTGGTCGCACAGGTCAGCGCCGAAATCGGCGCGCAGGCAACCGGAGCCGGACCGTGAGTGCGGTCGGGGCCGTCGATCTCGAGGATGCCGACGGCCTGATCGCCGCCGACCGCGACGGGCTGCTGCGGGCGGCGTCGATGGCCGGTGCGCAGGTGCGTTCCGTGGCGGCCGCCGTCAGTGAAGGCGAGTTGGACTCGCTGCGCGGGGAGGACCGGGTGCGCAGCGTCATCTGGGTGGCCGGGCGCGGCGCCGCCGAGACCGCGGGCGCCCTGCTTGCCGCGACGCTGGCCACCGCAGCGGCCGATCGCGCGCTGGTCACCGAGGCGCCGCCGTGGGTCGGCCCGCTCGATGTGCTGATCGTCGCCGGCGACGATCCCGGTGATCCCGCGCTGGTGGGCGCGGCCGCGACCGGGGTGCGCCGGGGCTCGCGGGTGGTCGTGGTGGCACCGTTCGAGGGCCCGTTGCGGGACTCCACCGCCGGTCGGGTCGCGGTGCTGTCCCCGCGCCTGCCCGCGCCCGAGGAGTTCGGGTTGTGCCGGTATCTGGCCGCCGGCCTCGCGGTGCTGCAAACGGTCGACTCCCGGCTCAGTGTCGACCTGGCCGCGCTGGCCGACGAACTGGACGCCGAGGCGTTGCGTAACAGCGCGGGCCGGGATCTGTTCACCAACCCGGCCAAGACGCTGGCCGCCCGGATGACCGACTGCCAGGTCGCGCTGGCCGGCGACAGCGCCGCGACCTTGGCGCTGGCCCGGCACGGCAGTTCGGTGTTGCTCCGCGTCGCGCAGCAGGCCGCGGCGGCCGCCGGTCTGGGCGACGCGCTGGCCGCACTGCGCAGCGGGCCGCGTGGGTTCGCCGATCCCGCCGACGCGCTCTTCCACGACGAGCAGATCGACGGCCCGCTGCCCCGGCGGCTGCGCGTGCTGGCACTGACGCTGGCTGCCGAGCGGACCGTGGTCGCCGCCCGGGTGGCCGGGTTCGACGACGTCTATCTGCTGGGGGCGGAGGATATGCAGGAACTGCCTTCCGCACCAACCGCGGCGTCCCGCGCCGAGCAGCAACTGGCAGTATTGGCCGTTCGGCTGGAGATGGCCGCGGTTTACCTGCGACTGGCACGGGGATAGATAAACGGTGGAACTGCTACGCGGAGCGTTACGAACGTACGCCTGGGGATCACGCACCGCCATCGCCGAATTCACCGGTCGGCCGGTGCCTGCCGCGCATCCCGAGGCCGAACTGTGGTTCGGTGCCCACCCCGGTGACCCGGCCTGGCTGGAGACACCAGAGGGCGAGACCTCGCTGCTGGCCGAGCTCACCGATGATCCCGAGGGGCAGCTGGGGCCCGCCTCGCGGGCGCGGTTCGGCGACGTGCTGCCGTTTCTGGTCAAGGTGCTGGCCGCCGACGAGCCGCTGTCGCTGCAGGCGCACCCGAGCGCCGCGCAGGCGCTCGAGGGTTTCGCACGCGAAGAGCGCCTGGGTATCCCGGTGAACTCGCCGGTGCGCAACTACCGCGATACCAGCCACAAGCCGGAGTTGCTGGTGGCGTTGCAGCCCTTCGAGGCGCTCGCCGGCTTCCGTCAGGCCTCCAGGACCACCGAGTTGCTGCGGGCACTCAACGTGTCCGATCTCGATCCCTTCATCGACCTGCTGAACGACCAGTCGGACGCCGACGGCCTGCGCGCCCTGTTCACCACCTGGATCACCGCGCCGCAGCCCGACCTCGACGTGCTGGTGCCGGCTGTGCTCGACGGCGCTATTCAGTACATCAGTTCCGGGGCAACGGAATTCGCGGCCGAGCTGAAGACGCTGCTGGAGCTGGGGGAGCGGTACCCCGGTGATGCCGGGGTGCTGGCGGCGCTGTTGCTCAACCGCATCACCCTGGCTCCGTGCGAGGCCATCTTCCTGCCGGCCGGCAACCTGCACACCTACCTGCGCGGTTTCGCGGTGGAGGTGATGGCCAACTCCGACAACGTGTTACGCGGTGGCCTCACGCCCAAGCACGTCGACGTGCCCGAGCTGCTGCGGGTGCTGGACTTCACGCCGACGGCCGAGGCGCAGCTGCGGCCGTCAATGCACCGCGACGGCCTGGAACGGATCTATGACACGCCGGCCGACGAGTTCGCGCTGGCGCTGCTGGTGCTCGACGGCGATCACCTCGGCCACGAGGTCGACGCGCCGTCGAGCCATGACGGGCCGCAGATCCTGTTGTGCGCCGAGGGCTCGATCACCGTGCACGGTAAATCCGGGTCGCTGACGCTCGAGCGAGGCGCGGCAGCGTGGGTCGGCGCCGACGACGGCCCGATCCGCCTGTCCGCAGAGCGTCCCGCCAAGCTGTTCCGGGCTACCGTGGGCGTGTGACCAGCCCGCGCTGACGACCCTGAGCGCGCAACTCCCTGCGCTCTTTCACCCACAGCCGCATGTTGTGCGCCATCGTCCGCCCGATCAGCTTCGCCGGCGGAATCATGTAGAGACTGTCCAGCAGCGAGAACCGGCGTAAGAACCATTCCGCCAGAACGGGATCCGTCTCGGCGGCGCCGAGGAACTGGTCGAACAGCCCGCCCACCGCCCGCCACCACCGTGGCTCGGGGTTGCCGGTGGCGTGGTGCAGGGCCACGTCGCCGATCGCGTTCATCATCCAGACCGGGAAGGTGGTCTTGGCAGTGAACCGGGCGAGGGTGCCCGCCAGATCCCCTTCCGGGGCCGCGAGCGCCCGGCGCAGGTTGCCGGCCTGGATGGACGTCATCGTCATGCCCTGGCCGAACGTCGGGTTGAAACTGGCCACCGCGTCCCCGAACGGGATGATGCCCGCCGGGAAGCGCTCGAGCTTGTGGTAGCGACGCCAGCGGCTCACCGGGAAGGCGTGATAAGCCGGTTCCCCCAGCGGCTCGGCATGCGCGAGTGCGGCGTTGAAATGGTCCGGGAGCAGATCCTCAGCCAGGGCCAGCATCTCGGGGAAGGTCCGCGGCGGCTTCTCGTGTGCCACCCCGAACGTGGTCAGCACCCATGTGCCGTCCTCGTAGTACAGCATGCCCAGCCCCAGTGACTTGTCGTGCGAGGCGCCGGCGACCACCACCTTTTCGGCGATCAGCCCTTCGGGCATGCGGAATTGGTGTGTGGCGTAGTTGATTCCGATGTCGACGGTCGCCTCCGGGGCACGCTGATAGCCCCACTGGTCCAACCACACCGGCAGCCGGGTACCGCGGCCCGCGGCGTCGACCACCAGGTCGGCGGCGACAAACTCCGGCTCTTCACCCGGCACCGCCGGGTCCAGCAGCACGCCGGTCACCCGCTGCAGGGCCGGTTCGAAACGCGGCTCGGCGACCGGGCGCCGGACGATCTCCACGTTGTCGATGTCGAGCACGCGGCGCCGGATCTGCCACTCCAGGTGCGGGCGGCTGGGCACGTAGGCGGTGAACTCGTCGCGCAGGGTGTGCCCGGTGCCCAGGACGTGGCCGGCGGCGCCGAGATGAATGCAATCCGGCCGGTTTTCGAGCATCGGCACGCCCGCGGCCACCATGTCTTCCAGCAGACCGGGAAACAGGCTCTCGAACTCGTTGGCCCCGCGCGCCATCAGCATGTGCAGATGACGGTCCTGGGGGACGGTGGCGCGGTTGGCCGGTGTGCCCGGCAGGTCGTCCCGCTCGAATACCGTCACCCGCCCATAGAAGTCGGAAAGCACCCGCGCCGCGGACAGCCCCGCGATGCTCGCTCCGATCACCACCGCATGATTCTTGTTCTCTACGCTCCCCACCATTCCCGCAGAGTACCCAGTACTGTGCGGACACAACTGCAGGTGAGGAGAAGGGGCGGGCAGATGTCCGGTCGCTGGCGCACGAAATCGGTCGAGCAATCGATCGCCGACACCGACGAGCCGACGACCCGGCTCCGCAAGGACCTGACCTGGCTTGACCTGGTGGTCTTCGGCGTCTCGGTGGTGATCGGGGCCGGCATCTTCACCGTCACCGCATCCACCACCGGCGACATCACCGGCCCGGCGATCTGGATCTCGTTTCTGATCGCGGCAGGCACCTGCGCCCTGGCGGCGTTGTGCTACGCCGAATTCGCCTCCACCCTGCCGGTGGCCGGCAGCGCCTACACCTTCTCCTACGCCACCTTCGGAGAGTTTCTGGCCTGGATCATCGGCTGGAATCTGGTGCTGGAGTTGGCAATCGGCGCGGCGGTGGTCGCCAAGGGCTGGTCCAGCTACCTCGGGACGGTATTCGGGTTCGCCGGCGGCACCGTCGCGCTGGGGCCGATCGACTTTGACTGGGGCGCGCTGCTGATCGTCACGCTGGTGGCGATTCTGCT
It contains:
- the manA gene encoding mannose-6-phosphate isomerase, class I, whose amino-acid sequence is MELLRGALRTYAWGSRTAIAEFTGRPVPAAHPEAELWFGAHPGDPAWLETPEGETSLLAELTDDPEGQLGPASRARFGDVLPFLVKVLAADEPLSLQAHPSAAQALEGFAREERLGIPVNSPVRNYRDTSHKPELLVALQPFEALAGFRQASRTTELLRALNVSDLDPFIDLLNDQSDADGLRALFTTWITAPQPDLDVLVPAVLDGAIQYISSGATEFAAELKTLLELGERYPGDAGVLAALLLNRITLAPCEAIFLPAGNLHTYLRGFAVEVMANSDNVLRGGLTPKHVDVPELLRVLDFTPTAEAQLRPSMHRDGLERIYDTPADEFALALLVLDGDHLGHEVDAPSSHDGPQILLCAEGSITVHGKSGSLTLERGAAAWVGADDGPIRLSAERPAKLFRATVGV
- a CDS encoding coenzyme F420-0:L-glutamate ligase, with translation MPPAGEHGAAAAIEILPVTGLPEFRPGDDLGAALSAAAPWLRDGDVVVVTSKVVSKCEGRLVPAPEDDEERDRLRRKLVDDEAVRVLARKERTLITENRLGLIQAAAGVDGSNVGRTELALLPLDPDASAAALRAGLRERLGVTVAVVITDTMGRAWRNGQIDAAVGTAGLAVLHNYSGAVDRHGNELVVTEVAVADEIAAAADLVKGKLTAMPVAVLRGLNPVDDGSTARQLVRAGTEDLFWLGTAEAIELGRGQAQLLRRSVRRFSAEPVAPAVVESAVAEALTAPAPHHTRPVRFVWLQDQDTRTRLLDRMNDKWRADLTGDGRPADSVERRVARGQILYDAPEVIIPFLVPDGAHSYPDAARTEAEHTMFTVAVGAAVQALLVALAVRGVGSCWIGSTIFAADLVRDELSLPAEWAPLGAVAIGYAAEPAGLRDPVPITELLIRK
- a CDS encoding TobH protein encodes the protein MSAVGAVDLEDADGLIAADRDGLLRAASMAGAQVRSVAAAVSEGELDSLRGEDRVRSVIWVAGRGAAETAGALLAATLATAAADRALVTEAPPWVGPLDVLIVAGDDPGDPALVGAAATGVRRGSRVVVVAPFEGPLRDSTAGRVAVLSPRLPAPEEFGLCRYLAAGLAVLQTVDSRLSVDLAALADELDAEALRNSAGRDLFTNPAKTLAARMTDCQVALAGDSAATLALARHGSSVLLRVAQQAAAAAGLGDALAALRSGPRGFADPADALFHDEQIDGPLPRRLRVLALTLAAERTVVAARVAGFDDVYLLGAEDMQELPSAPTAASRAEQQLAVLAVRLEMAAVYLRLARG
- a CDS encoding DUF3499 domain-containing protein gives rise to the protein MNVPRRCCRPGCPHYAVATLTFVYSDSTAVVGPLATAREPHSWDLCVNHAGRITAPRGWELMRHAGPLPTHPDEDDELVALADAVREGGAVPARTPVRVNGFVASDGFDDVPQSIGAHATAPSTGLLAPPEHRSGRRRGHLRVLPDPPG
- a CDS encoding WhiB family transcriptional regulator — encoded protein: MGGTPHTTPEPAETIMPPVRPHLSVVPDAPAVFEPEPIEEIPADQWQDKALCAQTDPEAFFPEKGGSTREAKKICLGCEVRHECLEYALAHDERFGIWGGLSERERRRLKRGII
- a CDS encoding NAD(P)-binding protein, with protein sequence MVIGASIAGLSAARVLSDFYGRVTVFERDDLPGTPANRATVPQDRHLHMLMARGANEFESLFPGLLEDMVAAGVPMLENRPDCIHLGAAGHVLGTGHTLRDEFTAYVPSRPHLEWQIRRRVLDIDNVEIVRRPVAEPRFEPALQRVTGVLLDPAVPGEEPEFVAADLVVDAAGRGTRLPVWLDQWGYQRAPEATVDIGINYATHQFRMPEGLIAEKVVVAGASHDKSLGLGMLYYEDGTWVLTTFGVAHEKPPRTFPEMLALAEDLLPDHFNAALAHAEPLGEPAYHAFPVSRWRRYHKLERFPAGIIPFGDAVASFNPTFGQGMTMTSIQAGNLRRALAAPEGDLAGTLARFTAKTTFPVWMMNAIGDVALHHATGNPEPRWWRAVGGLFDQFLGAAETDPVLAEWFLRRFSLLDSLYMIPPAKLIGRTMAHNMRLWVKERRELRAQGRQRGLVTRPR
- a CDS encoding metallopeptidase family protein, which translates into the protein MRGPLLPPTVPGWRSRAERFDMAVLEAYEPIERRWQERVGELDVAVDEIPRISAKDPYSVQWPPEVIADGPIALARLIPAGVDVRGNATRARIVLFRKPIERRAKDTVELGDLLHEILVAQVAIYLDVEPSVIDPSIDD
- the cofD gene encoding 2-phospho-L-lactate transferase produces the protein MKVTVLVGGVGGARFLLGVQRLLGLGQFAQGEDAGHELNAVVNIGDDAWIHGVRICPDLDTCMYTLGGGVDPERGWGHRDETWHAKEELARYGVQPDWFMLGDRDLATHLVRTQMLNAGYPLSQITAALCDRWQPGARLLPASDDRCETHVVITDPSDGSRRAIHFQEWWVRHRAQVPTHSFAFVGAEKASATTEAVTAIAEADVILVAPSNPVVSVGAILAVPGIRGALRSTPAPVVGYSPIIGGKPLRGMADACLSVIGVDSTAQAVGRHYGARSATGILDCWLVHAGDAADIDGVAVRAVPLLMSDPAATADMVRAGLDLAGVTV
- a CDS encoding phosphomannomutase/phosphoglucomutase — its product is MSWPAEAVHRVIKAYDVRGLVGEQINEALVTDVGAAFARLMRSEGASQVVIGHDMRDSSPSLSAAFAAGVTGQGLDVVRIGLASTDQLYFASGLLDCPGAMFTASHNPAAYNGIKLCRAGAKPVGADTGLTTISEDLIAGVPGHDGPRGSVTDKDVLTDYGVFLRSLVNTEGLRPLRVAVDAGNGMAGHTAPAVLGAIDSITLLPLYFELDGTFPNHEANPLDPANLVDLQNFVRETGADIGLAFDGDADRCFVVDERGRPVSPSTVTSLVAARELGREIGATVIHNVITSRAVPELVVERGGTPLRSRVGHSYIKALMAESGAIFGGEHSAHYYFRDFWGADSGMLAALYVLAALGEQDRPLSELTADYQRYESSGEINFTVADAPACVEAVLKTFASRIQSIDHLDGVTVDLGDGSWFNLRSSNTEPLLRLNVEGRSIEDVDAVVAQVSAEIGAQATGAGP